One Prevotella intermedia ATCC 25611 = DSM 20706 DNA window includes the following coding sequences:
- a CDS encoding magnesium transporter CorA family protein, which yields MKTYWNISGKLNTIKEWQPNCWIQVTCPTEQEQQELEETYNIPDYFISDISDTDERARYEYDDGWMLIILRIPYVKEIRSRTPYTTVPLGIIHKRDVTITVCNFETNMMLDFVSFQQKRGEGFTDYVDMIFRLFLCSAVWYLKRLKQISTLIDKAKHNLDQEVNNESLIGLSRLQDSLTYFVTSIRGNENLLAKLKFKLQVDELDADLIEDVNIEMSQARETASIYTDILESTMDTYSSIINNNMNTVMRTLTSVSIIMMFPTLIASLFGMNLINGMEASKWGFVIALIISVFVSGLTWWILRHKRLI from the coding sequence ATGAAGACATATTGGAATATTAGCGGAAAGCTGAATACGATAAAGGAATGGCAACCTAACTGCTGGATACAGGTTACTTGCCCTACCGAGCAAGAACAACAGGAATTAGAAGAAACTTATAATATCCCCGATTATTTTATTTCGGACATTAGCGATACCGACGAGCGTGCACGTTACGAGTACGACGACGGTTGGATGCTCATTATCTTGCGTATTCCCTACGTAAAGGAAATACGTTCCCGCACACCTTACACGACAGTGCCTTTGGGTATTATCCACAAGCGCGACGTAACTATAACGGTGTGCAACTTCGAGACCAATATGATGCTCGACTTTGTTTCGTTCCAGCAAAAGCGTGGAGAAGGCTTCACCGACTATGTGGATATGATATTCCGACTTTTCCTTTGCTCTGCCGTTTGGTACTTGAAGCGATTGAAACAGATAAGCACCCTTATCGACAAAGCGAAGCACAACCTTGACCAAGAGGTGAACAATGAAAGTCTTATCGGCTTGAGCCGCTTGCAAGATTCGCTCACTTACTTTGTTACATCTATTCGTGGCAACGAGAATTTGTTGGCTAAACTGAAGTTTAAACTACAGGTCGATGAATTGGACGCCGACCTAATCGAAGACGTAAACATCGAGATGAGCCAGGCACGCGAAACTGCGAGCATCTACACCGACATTCTCGAATCAACAATGGATACCTATTCGAGCATCATCAACAACAACATGAACACAGTGATGCGTACGCTTACATCGGTTTCTATTATTATGATGTTCCCCACGCTCATCGCTTCGCTTTTCGGAATGAACCTCATAAATGGTATGGAAGCTTCAAAGTGGGGATTTGTAATTGCACTCATTATTTCTGTTTTCGTATCGGGACTGACGTGGTGGATACTGCGCCACAAACGCTTAATATAG
- the rsmA gene encoding 16S rRNA (adenine(1518)-N(6)/adenine(1519)-N(6))-dimethyltransferase RsmA: MKLVKPKKNLGQHFLTDLNIAKRIADTVDACPDIPVLEIGPGMGVLTQYLVEKPREVKAVEIDTESVAYLYERFPTLRENILGEDFLRMQLEDVFGGRQFVLTGNYPYDISSQIFFKMLDYKDLIPCCTGMIQREVALRMAAQPGNKTYGILSILIQAWYDVEYLFTVDEDVFNPPPKVKSAVIRMTRNNVSKLDCDEKLFKRLVKTVFNQRRKMLRVSLRQMFPAKPREGFYEQEVMTKRPEQLTIAQFVELTNMVEAEMTAINA, from the coding sequence ATGAAATTAGTAAAGCCCAAAAAGAACCTCGGACAGCACTTTCTAACCGACCTGAATATAGCAAAGCGCATTGCCGACACTGTGGACGCTTGCCCCGATATACCAGTTTTAGAAATAGGGCCGGGCATGGGAGTGCTCACCCAATACCTTGTGGAAAAGCCCCGAGAAGTGAAAGCTGTGGAAATAGACACAGAGAGCGTGGCGTACCTATACGAGAGGTTCCCAACCCTACGGGAAAACATCTTGGGTGAAGACTTTCTGCGTATGCAACTCGAAGACGTATTCGGCGGCAGGCAGTTTGTTCTTACAGGCAACTACCCCTACGATATTTCGTCGCAGATATTCTTCAAGATGCTCGACTACAAAGACCTCATTCCCTGTTGTACGGGTATGATACAGCGCGAAGTTGCCTTGCGTATGGCAGCGCAACCTGGCAACAAAACGTATGGCATTCTTTCGATATTAATCCAAGCGTGGTACGATGTGGAATACTTGTTTACAGTTGATGAGGACGTCTTCAATCCGCCTCCAAAGGTAAAGAGTGCCGTTATCAGAATGACACGCAACAACGTCAGCAAACTCGATTGCGACGAAAAGCTTTTCAAGCGTTTGGTAAAGACAGTATTCAACCAACGCCGCAAGATGCTGCGAGTAAGCCTGCGCCAGATGTTCCCAGCCAAACCGCGCGAAGGTTTCTACGAGCAGGAAGTAATGACAAAACGCCCCGAACAGCTGACGATTGCACAATTCGTAGAACTAACCAATATGGTAGAAGCCGAAATGACAGCCATAAACGCATAA
- the rsgA gene encoding ribosome small subunit-dependent GTPase A has protein sequence MRGLVIKNTGSWYTVRTDDGRTIESKIKGNFRLKGIRSTNPVAVGDYVHLIINQEGTAFISEIEDRKNYIIRKSPNLSKQSHIIAANLDQAFLVVTVNYPETSTTFIDRFLASAEAYRVPVVLVFNKYDLLDDDERRYQDAAIHLYESIGYKCVTLQATDDAPAERSIEQLHPLLKDKVTLLSGNSGVGKSTIINGLLPDANLRTAEISDSHNTGMHTTTFSEMLQLPYGGYIIDTPGIKGFGTFDIDKEELTSYFREIFKFSETCRFNNCTHTHEPGCAVLKALEEHYIAESRYNSYLSMLEDKDENKYREAF, from the coding sequence ATGCGTGGCTTAGTAATAAAGAATACAGGTAGTTGGTACACCGTAAGAACCGACGACGGACGAACTATTGAAAGCAAAATAAAGGGCAATTTCCGCTTAAAGGGTATCCGCTCCACCAATCCGGTGGCAGTGGGCGACTACGTGCACCTTATCATCAACCAAGAAGGAACCGCCTTTATTTCGGAGATTGAAGACCGAAAGAACTATATTATCCGCAAGTCGCCCAATCTTTCCAAGCAAAGCCACATCATAGCAGCCAATCTCGACCAGGCTTTTCTCGTGGTTACGGTGAACTATCCCGAAACTTCCACTACGTTCATCGACCGCTTTCTTGCAAGTGCCGAAGCCTACCGTGTGCCCGTTGTCTTGGTTTTCAACAAATACGACTTGCTCGACGACGACGAACGGCGATACCAAGATGCCGCTATCCACTTGTACGAAAGCATTGGCTACAAGTGTGTAACGCTGCAAGCCACCGACGATGCCCCAGCAGAAAGAAGTATCGAACAGCTGCACCCTCTACTCAAAGACAAGGTAACACTGCTGAGCGGCAATAGTGGCGTTGGCAAATCTACCATTATCAACGGTTTGCTGCCCGACGCCAACCTGCGTACTGCAGAAATTTCCGACTCGCACAACACAGGAATGCACACCACGACATTCAGCGAAATGCTGCAATTGCCCTACGGAGGCTACATCATAGACACACCGGGCATTAAAGGATTTGGCACTTTCGATATCGACAAGGAAGAACTCACAAGTTACTTCCGCGAAATTTTCAAGTTCTCCGAAACGTGTCGGTTCAACAACTGCACCCATACACACGAACCTGGCTGCGCCGTTCTCAAAGCCTTGGAAGAGCATTACATTGCCGAAAGTCGCTACAACAGCTACCTTTCTATGCTCGAAGACAAGGACGAAAACAAATACCGTGAGGCATTTTAA
- the frr gene encoding ribosome recycling factor produces MIDVKETLNEAEERMEMAAMYLDEQLQRIRAGRANVAILDGIRVSSYGSMVPLNQVATVTVPDPRTIAIKPWDKKAIRDIEKAIMDSDVGITPENNGELIRLNLPQPTEERRRDLVKQSNKIGERTKVEVRNARSDIKDKLKKAIKDGLSEDLEKDAEEDLQKIHDKYIKKIDALLADKEKEIMTV; encoded by the coding sequence ATGATAGACGTTAAAGAAACATTAAACGAGGCCGAAGAGCGTATGGAAATGGCTGCTATGTATCTCGACGAGCAGTTGCAACGCATTCGTGCAGGACGTGCCAACGTAGCAATTCTCGATGGAATACGAGTAAGTTCATACGGGTCGATGGTGCCACTCAACCAAGTTGCAACCGTAACAGTGCCCGACCCTCGCACCATTGCTATCAAGCCGTGGGACAAAAAGGCTATCCGCGATATTGAAAAAGCCATTATGGACTCTGACGTGGGCATTACCCCAGAGAACAACGGAGAGCTTATCCGCCTCAATCTTCCACAGCCAACCGAAGAGCGTCGTCGCGACCTTGTGAAGCAAAGCAACAAGATTGGCGAACGCACAAAGGTGGAAGTGCGCAACGCCCGTTCAGATATTAAAGACAAACTGAAGAAGGCTATCAAGGACGGACTTTCAGAAGACTTGGAGAAAGACGCAGAGGAAGACTTACAGAAGATACACGACAAGTACATCAAGAAGATTGATGCGCTTCTCGCCGACAAGGAAAAAGAAATTATGACAGTATAA
- a CDS encoding GSCFA domain-containing protein — protein sequence MEFRTIVNVPKPSFEIMPCERVLFVGSCFASNIGEKFIDWKFRTLVNPFGVMYNPASILHTVERRSEVFDTVFITLGTNHVYIEKATGEIVDNCNKRPQRLFDEQELSIAACKDYLCRAIELLRERNRNVKVIFTVSPIRYAKYGYHESQLSKATLLLAVHEAMADYTDGNVAYFPAYEIVNDELRDYRFYKADMLHPNEQAVEYIWERLVDVYFSASAKEFLREWKPVKEALAHRPFNPEGIEYKEFMAQTMERAKLLSQKYNGLIIESQ from the coding sequence ATGGAGTTTAGAACGATAGTCAATGTGCCGAAACCGAGTTTCGAGATAATGCCGTGCGAACGTGTATTGTTCGTTGGCTCGTGTTTCGCAAGCAATATCGGCGAGAAATTTATAGATTGGAAATTCCGAACCCTTGTTAATCCGTTCGGTGTGATGTACAACCCAGCTTCGATACTGCACACGGTAGAACGAAGAAGCGAGGTTTTCGACACCGTCTTCATTACTTTGGGCACCAACCACGTCTACATTGAGAAGGCAACAGGAGAGATTGTAGACAACTGCAACAAGCGTCCGCAACGACTTTTCGACGAGCAGGAACTCAGCATAGCTGCCTGCAAAGACTATCTGTGCCGTGCCATAGAACTGCTGCGAGAGCGCAACCGCAATGTGAAAGTAATATTCACGGTCAGCCCGATACGCTATGCGAAGTATGGCTACCACGAGAGCCAGCTCTCTAAAGCCACGCTGCTCTTAGCCGTTCACGAAGCAATGGCCGACTATACCGACGGCAATGTGGCTTATTTTCCTGCTTACGAGATTGTGAACGACGAACTTCGCGACTATCGTTTCTACAAAGCCGATATGCTGCACCCCAACGAGCAGGCTGTGGAATATATCTGGGAACGCCTTGTAGATGTGTATTTCTCAGCCTCAGCCAAAGAGTTTCTGCGCGAGTGGAAGCCTGTGAAAGAAGCCCTTGCCCACCGTCCTTTCAACCCAGAGGGCATCGAGTACAAGGAATTTATGGCACAAACAATGGAGCGGGCAAAGCTATTGTCGCAAAAATACAACGGACTAATAATAGAAAGCCAATGA
- a CDS encoding aminoacyl-histidine dipeptidase, protein MSEIRNLSPELLWRNFDDLTQIPRPTGHMEKVQAFLLDFAKKVGVEAFVDPAGNIVMRKPATPGYENRKGVILQAHMDMVPQKSPDSNHNFETDPIETHITDGWVYANNTTLGADNGAGVAAIMGVMEDKSLKHGPIEGLITRDEETGMFGANDLPAGELQGDILLNLDSETWGKFVIGSAGGVDIDSTLKYKEVANDQETAVKVTLKGFRGGHSGLEIHEGRANANKEMVRFVRNAMAELGARLAVWQGGNMRNAIPFKAEVVLALAKDKVAALKEMVEAQRQLIESEFKTIESNVEFFVEDAEKPAALVPAEIQDNIINAIYAVHNGVLRMIPAYPDVVETSSNLAIVNIDANNTHFKILVRSAREDMREYLATQIKSCFDLAGMKTELSARYNGWDPNPNSEILNLLEKVYKEQTGEDVIVQADHAGLECSIILGKYPHLDVVSLGPTIRSPHTATERFKIDTAQPFWDLLVKVLEEIPAK, encoded by the coding sequence ATGAGTGAAATTAGAAATCTCAGCCCAGAGCTTCTTTGGCGTAACTTTGACGATTTGACACAAATACCACGTCCAACTGGACACATGGAAAAAGTGCAGGCTTTCTTGCTCGATTTCGCAAAGAAAGTTGGGGTTGAAGCATTTGTAGACCCAGCTGGTAATATTGTAATGCGCAAGCCAGCTACTCCAGGTTACGAAAACCGTAAAGGCGTTATACTTCAGGCTCACATGGATATGGTACCACAGAAGAGCCCTGACAGCAACCATAACTTTGAAACAGACCCTATCGAAACTCACATTACCGATGGTTGGGTGTATGCAAACAATACGACACTCGGTGCTGATAACGGTGCTGGCGTTGCTGCGATTATGGGTGTTATGGAAGACAAGAGTTTGAAACACGGACCTATCGAAGGACTTATTACAAGGGACGAAGAGACGGGTATGTTCGGTGCAAACGACCTTCCTGCAGGCGAATTGCAAGGCGATATACTGCTGAACTTAGACTCTGAAACATGGGGCAAGTTCGTTATCGGCTCGGCTGGCGGTGTTGATATAGACTCAACGTTGAAGTATAAGGAAGTTGCCAACGACCAAGAAACAGCTGTTAAGGTTACATTGAAGGGCTTCCGTGGTGGCCACTCTGGTCTTGAAATACACGAAGGACGTGCTAACGCAAACAAGGAAATGGTACGTTTCGTTCGCAATGCTATGGCTGAACTCGGTGCTCGCTTAGCTGTATGGCAAGGTGGCAATATGCGCAATGCTATTCCTTTCAAGGCAGAAGTTGTACTTGCACTGGCTAAAGACAAAGTTGCAGCACTCAAAGAAATGGTGGAAGCACAGCGTCAATTGATTGAAAGCGAGTTTAAAACGATTGAAAGCAACGTTGAATTCTTTGTTGAAGATGCTGAAAAGCCTGCTGCGCTTGTTCCTGCAGAAATTCAAGACAACATCATCAACGCTATCTATGCAGTCCACAATGGCGTTTTGCGTATGATTCCTGCTTATCCTGACGTTGTTGAAACTTCTTCTAACCTTGCCATAGTAAACATTGATGCAAACAATACTCACTTTAAAATCCTTGTTCGTTCTGCTCGTGAAGATATGAGAGAATATCTTGCAACACAGATTAAGAGTTGCTTCGACTTGGCTGGTATGAAGACAGAGCTCAGTGCAAGATACAATGGTTGGGACCCAAATCCAAACAGCGAAATCTTGAACTTGTTGGAGAAGGTATATAAAGAACAAACTGGCGAAGATGTAATTGTACAGGCAGACCATGCTGGACTCGAATGTTCAATTATTCTTGGCAAGTATCCACACCTCGACGTTGTTAGTCTTGGCCCGACTATTCGCAGCCCACACACAGCAACAGAACGTTTCAAGATAGACACCGCACAGCCTTTCTGGGACTTGTTGGTGAAGGTTTTGGAAGAAATTCCTGCTAAATAA
- a CDS encoding lysylphosphatidylglycerol synthase transmembrane domain-containing protein: protein MGTKKLLYNIVKIVLPLILGGGILYWMYRGFDFVQMRKVVMNEMDWTWMLLSMPFGILAQTFRGWRWKQVLEPMGEQTRNSVCVNSIFLSYAVSLVIPRVGEFARCGVLNRYDKVSFPKALGTVVTERAVDTVIVLLITAVAILSQIKVFTNFFFRTGTSVDNIFNKFSATGWVVTGICALAVVILLYIIRRHIPIYKKVKDALAGIWQGVISVKDVKNIPLFVFYSVAIWGSYFLHFYLTFFCFQETSWLGVTCALVCFVVGSIAVIVPTPNGAGPWHFAVKTMLILYGVVDVRALYFVLIVHTLQTLLVILLGIYAWIALAFTHKEALKTSNVDN, encoded by the coding sequence ATGGGAACGAAGAAGTTGCTCTATAATATCGTTAAAATTGTGCTACCTCTTATTTTGGGCGGTGGCATTCTTTATTGGATGTATCGTGGCTTCGACTTCGTGCAGATGCGTAAGGTGGTGATGAACGAAATGGATTGGACGTGGATGTTACTGTCTATGCCGTTCGGAATACTTGCGCAGACCTTTCGAGGTTGGCGTTGGAAGCAGGTATTGGAACCTATGGGCGAGCAAACACGCAATTCTGTGTGCGTCAATTCCATTTTCCTTTCCTATGCTGTCAGCCTTGTGATACCTCGTGTTGGCGAGTTTGCACGCTGTGGCGTGCTGAACCGTTACGATAAAGTGTCGTTTCCGAAAGCTTTGGGAACAGTTGTTACCGAGCGAGCAGTGGACACTGTCATCGTGTTGTTGATTACAGCAGTTGCCATTCTATCGCAGATAAAAGTGTTTACAAACTTTTTCTTCAGGACAGGAACGAGTGTAGACAACATCTTCAATAAGTTTTCAGCAACTGGTTGGGTCGTTACGGGCATTTGTGCATTGGCTGTTGTAATCTTGCTCTACATCATTCGCCGCCATATACCTATATATAAGAAAGTGAAAGATGCGCTGGCGGGAATTTGGCAAGGCGTTATTTCAGTGAAAGACGTAAAGAACATTCCACTATTCGTATTTTACAGCGTGGCTATATGGGGCAGCTACTTCCTTCACTTCTACTTAACGTTCTTCTGTTTTCAAGAAACAAGCTGGCTGGGTGTAACTTGTGCGTTGGTGTGCTTCGTTGTTGGCTCGATAGCAGTTATTGTTCCAACGCCAAATGGTGCAGGACCGTGGCATTTTGCAGTGAAGACAATGCTTATACTCTACGGTGTTGTCGATGTAAGGGCACTCTATTTCGTGCTAATCGTGCATACGCTGCAAACGCTGTTGGTGATTTTGCTTGGCATCTACGCTTGGATAGCCTTGGCATTCACGCACAAGGAAGCGTTGAAAACAAGCAATGTTGATAATTAA
- a CDS encoding GAF domain-containing protein codes for MNKKETYELLLKQIAALIEGEADNKVGVLANVSAAIHHTFDAFFWTGFYFLNKENTLQLGPFQGTPACYNIPVGKGVCGTAFAERRTLVVPDVEQFAGHIACSSLSRSEIVVPIYNKEGETVGVLDIDSTQLNAFDDIDAQYLEQAMRILAAEIYANR; via the coding sequence ATGAATAAAAAAGAAACATACGAACTATTATTAAAGCAAATTGCCGCCCTCATAGAAGGCGAAGCAGACAACAAGGTTGGCGTCTTGGCAAACGTTTCGGCAGCCATTCACCACACATTTGACGCCTTTTTCTGGACAGGTTTCTACTTTCTGAACAAGGAAAACACGTTGCAGTTGGGTCCTTTCCAAGGCACTCCCGCCTGTTACAACATTCCTGTGGGAAAGGGCGTCTGCGGAACAGCCTTCGCAGAACGTCGCACGCTCGTTGTTCCAGACGTAGAACAGTTTGCCGGACACATAGCCTGTAGCTCGCTTTCTCGTTCGGAAATCGTGGTACCTATATATAATAAGGAGGGCGAAACGGTTGGCGTGCTCGACATTGACAGCACACAGCTGAATGCCTTCGACGACATTGATGCTCAATACTTAGAGCAAGCTATGCGCATTTTAGCAGCTGAAATCTACGCAAACCGATAG